The genomic stretch aaaccctagatgtgaacttgatgaatcaatgagatcatgtcctacctacaaaagagttaggcaaattaaaagacatatttttggtattttagttagtaaaatgataatatacaagtatgatataatcacaaaatgcttagtgatatctcccaaaacaaatcGAATGAAAGAGGGGTATGGAGGATGCCAAGACctgatcccaatgctaatgcttatgatggatttgcatgagggatcttagggtcaaaattggggtcttacaaggaAGACCTCACCATTAACCAGATCCCACAAAACCAAGGGAGTGTAGTAGTATCCCCTAGGATCGAACCAAATGTACTCAGGGAACCTAGGGTGTTAATGGTAAATAGAAGCCAAAATGATGATGATATCATACATCAAGTTCGACATGATGATGTGGAAACAGACAATAACCTAGCAGCTATAGTCAAAAGAATTATGGTTCAAAATGGGGTAAATTTTGGACTTAGAAGGGCAAACTATTCGTCGCCTTTAGTAGAATATATCTTACAAGCGGAATCACCCCTCAGGAccaaaatccccaaattcaccAAGTTTGTTGGGGATACTACTGAGTCTACTGTTGAACACGTGGCGAGATATTTAATCGAGGATGGAGATATGTCAAATAACGAGAGCCTTGGGATGAAATTTTTTCCAAGTTCTCTCACAAAGAATGCTTTCACATCGTTCACAACCTTGCCCCAAAATTCGATCCAGACATGGAACCAACTGGAAATAATGTTCCATAAGCAGTTCTATATGGGGCAAACGAAGATAAGTTTGAAAGAGTTGGCTAGTGTCAGACGAAAGTTCACTgagccaattgatgactatctAAACAGATTTAGACTACTCAAAGCCAGGTGTTTTACGCAAATACCTGAGCATGAACTGGTCAAAATGGCCACTGGGGGCCTTGACTATTCGATTAGAAAGAAATTAGATACTCAATACCTAAGGGACATGGCCCAATTGGCTGACAGAGTTCGACAGTTAGAATGTTTAAAGGAAGAAAAGGCTAGGGTGAACAAAGGTAAAAGGGTAGCCTATGTCGATTTCAGGAATGATGAAGAAGGTTCATGTCATGAAGTTTCATACTCCGACGATAATGAGATCGACCTTGCTAAATTGACACAAGGGCCACCATATGCGTGCAAAGTTTTAGCCCCTCAGAACGGAAAAAATTATGTCGAACCTGAAAAGAATGATAGATTTCCAAAGAAAATATATACGTTCGACGTTACAAAATGTGACGAAATTTTTGACTTACTAGTCAAAGATGGTTAGAT from Lathyrus oleraceus cultivar Zhongwan6 chromosome 7, CAAS_Psat_ZW6_1.0, whole genome shotgun sequence encodes the following:
- the LOC127102698 gene encoding uncharacterized protein LOC127102698, producing MVNRSQNDDDIIHQVRHDDVETDNNLAAIVKRIMVQNGVNFGLRRANYSSPLVEYILQAESPLRTKIPKFTKFVGDTTESTVEHVARYLIEDGDMSNNESLGMKFFPSSLTKNAFTSFTTLPQNSIQTWNQLEIMFHKQFYMGQTKISLKELASVRRKFTEPIDDYLNRFRLLKARCFTQIPEHELVKMATGGLDYSIRKKLDTQYLRDMAQLADRVRQLECLKEEKARVNKGKRVAYVDFRNDEEGSCHEVSYSDDNEIDLAKLTQGPPYACKVLAPQNGKNYVEPEKNDRFPKKIYTDLVQSAIQEGRLKFGDKMQSQMKIDSDPLQIVEAHHNEPEEVNLIEVADDFYMTEVTKGFVNGPVMARMLGVQS